The DNA sequence AAGACTGGTTGTTAAACATTAACTGGTcatcattaaaatatatataatcacATTGATAGAGCATGTCAGACAGAGTTAAGGTGACCTCGTCTTGAATCAACTTCGCAATGAATTCTACTTGTTTGTGGGTTTTATTGCTGTTGTGTGGCTTGACTTCAGCCGAGGTTGGTGAGAATGTTGTTGAAACACGTTCATGCTTTCCTGATATGTGTGATCGTCTGAGAGAGTTCGGATCCATGGCAGACAAACTCAAAGTTATGGAAACCAGGCTGCAGGACAGTGAAACCAGGCTGCAGGACAGTGAAACCCGGCTGAAGATGACTGAAACCAGGCTGAAGATGATTGAAACCAGGCTGAAGATGATTGAAACCAGGCTGAAGATGACTGAAACCAGGCTGCAGGACAGTGAAAGCAGGCTGCAGGACAGTGAAAGCGCGCTGAAGATGACTGAAACCAGGCTGAAGATGACTGAAACCAGGCTGAAGATGACTGAAACCAGGCTGCAGGACAGTGAATCCAGGCTAGAGGTCAGTGAAGCCAGGCTGAAAATTGGTGAAACCAGGCTGCAGGACAG is a window from the Labrus mixtus chromosome 23, fLabMix1.1, whole genome shotgun sequence genome containing:
- the LOC132958425 gene encoding uncharacterized protein LOC132958425 isoform X2, producing MNSTCLWVLLLLCGLTSAEVGENVVETRSCFPDMCDRLREFGSMADKLKVMETRLQDSETRLQDSETRLKMTETRLKMIETRLKMIETRLKMTETRLQDSESRLQDSESALKMTETRLKMTETRLKMTETRLQDSESRLEDSEHQILDLKSKERTKVIFSAAIDGNGAVGPYNTDTTLVNRTVITNIGNAYNVATANTLFNRFLLLNIHDTVYTQYQLKQYNTTTTTTSL
- the LOC132958425 gene encoding uncharacterized protein LOC132958425 isoform X1, which codes for MNSTCLWVLLLLCGLTSAEVGENVVETRSCFPDMCDRLREFGSMADKLKVMETRLQDSETRLQDSETRLKMTETRLKMIETRLKMIETRLKMTETRLQDSESRLQDSESALKMTETRLKMTETRLKMTETRLQDSESRLEVSEARLKIGETRLQDSEHQILDLKSKERTKVIFSAAIDGNGAVGPYNTDTTLVNRTVITNIGNAYNVATANTLFNRFLLLNIHDTVYTQYQLKQYNTTTTTTSL